The following proteins come from a genomic window of Acinonyx jubatus isolate Ajub_Pintada_27869175 chromosome C1, VMU_Ajub_asm_v1.0, whole genome shotgun sequence:
- the GFI1 gene encoding zinc finger protein Gfi-1 isoform X2, translated as MPRSFLVKSKKAHSYHQPRSPGPDYSLRLENVLAPGGADSTSSAGGAKTEPRGRLSPDSQMTEAPDRASASPGSCEGSVCDRSSEFEDFWRPPSPSVSPASEKSVCPSLDEAQPFPLPFKPYSWSGLAGSDLRHLVHSYRPCAALERGAGLGLFCERAPEPGHPAALYGPERAAGGAGAGAPGGGSVGGGAAGGAGLGLYGDFGPPAAGLYERPTAAAGGLYAERGHGLHADKGAGVKVESELLCTRLLLGGDSYKCIKCSKERSFDCKICGKSFKRSSTLSTHLLIHSDTRPYPCQYCGKRFHQKSDMKKHTFIHTGEKPHKCQVCGKAFSQSSNLITHSRKHTGFKPFGCDLCGKGFQRKVDLRRHRETQHGLK; from the exons ATGCCGCGTTCGTTCCTTGTCAAGAGCAAGAAGGCTCACAGTTACCACCAGCCGCGCTCCCCGGGACCCGACTATTCCCTCCGCCTGGAGAATGTACTGGCGCCAGGCGGAGCAG ACAGCACCTCGAGCGCAGGAGGGGCGAAGACAGAGCCCCGGGGTCGTTTGTCCCCCGACTCACAGATGACTGAGGCCCCTGACAGAGCCTCCGCATCTCCGGGCAGCTGTGAGGGCAGCGTCTGCGACCGGAGCTCAGAGTTTGAGGATTTCTGGAGGCCTCCGTCGCCCTCTGTGTCTCCAG CCTCAGAGAAATCGGTGTGCCCGTCGCTGGACGAAGCCCAacccttccccctgcccttcAAGCCATACTCGTGGAGCGGCCTAGCGGGTTCTGACCTGCGGCACTTGGTGCACAGTTACCGGCCGTGCGCGGCCCTGGAGCGCGGTGCGGGCCTGGGCCTCTTCTGCGAGCGCGCCCCGGAGCCAGGCCACCCCGCGGCGCTCTACGGCCCGGAGCGGGCTGCGGGCGGCGCAGGGGCCGGGGCGCCCGGGGGAGGCAGCGTAGGAGGTGGCGCTGCCGGCGGCGCGGGCCTGGGGCTCTACGGCGACTTCGGGCCCCCGGCGGCAGGGCTGTACGAGCGGCCGACGGCGGCGGCCGGCGGGCTGTACGCTGAGCGCGGCCACGGGCTGCACGCGGACAAGGGCGCCGGCGTCAAGGTGGAGTCGGAGCTGCTGTGCACCCGCTTGCTGCTGGGCGGCGACTCCTACAAGTGCATCAAGTGCAGCAAG GAACGAAGCTTTGACTGTAAGATCTGTGGCAAGAGCTTCAAGAGGTCATCTACGCTGTCCACACACTTGCTTATCCATTCAGACACCCGGCCCTACCCTTGTCAGTACTGTGGCAAGAGGTTCCACCAAAAGTCAGACATGAAGAAACACACCTTCATTCACACTG GTGAGAAGCCCCACAAATGCCAGGTGTGTGGGAAGGCATTCAGCCAGAGCTCCAACCTCATCACCCACAGCCGCAAGCACACAGGCTTCAAACCCTTTGGCTGTGACCTTTGTGGGAAGGGCTTCCAGAGGAAGGTGGACCTCAGGCGGCACCGGGAGACACAGCATGGGCTCAAATGA
- the GFI1 gene encoding zinc finger protein Gfi-1 isoform X1, translating into MPRSFLVKSKKAHSYHQPRSPGPDYSLRLENVLAPGGADSTSSAGGAKTEPRGRLSPDSQMTEAPDRASASPGSCEGSVCDRSSEFEDFWRPPSPSVSPASEKSVCPSLDEAQPFPLPFKPYSWSGLAGSDLRHLVHSYRPCAALERGAGLGLFCERAPEPGHPAALYGPERAAGGAGAGAPGGGSVGGGAAGGAGLGLYGDFGPPAAGLYERPTAAAGGLYAERGHGLHADKGAGVKVESELLCTRLLLGGDSYKCIKCSKVFSTPHGLEVHVRRSHSGTRPFACEMCGKTFGHAVSLEQHKAVHSQERSFDCKICGKSFKRSSTLSTHLLIHSDTRPYPCQYCGKRFHQKSDMKKHTFIHTGEKPHKCQVCGKAFSQSSNLITHSRKHTGFKPFGCDLCGKGFQRKVDLRRHRETQHGLK; encoded by the exons ATGCCGCGTTCGTTCCTTGTCAAGAGCAAGAAGGCTCACAGTTACCACCAGCCGCGCTCCCCGGGACCCGACTATTCCCTCCGCCTGGAGAATGTACTGGCGCCAGGCGGAGCAG ACAGCACCTCGAGCGCAGGAGGGGCGAAGACAGAGCCCCGGGGTCGTTTGTCCCCCGACTCACAGATGACTGAGGCCCCTGACAGAGCCTCCGCATCTCCGGGCAGCTGTGAGGGCAGCGTCTGCGACCGGAGCTCAGAGTTTGAGGATTTCTGGAGGCCTCCGTCGCCCTCTGTGTCTCCAG CCTCAGAGAAATCGGTGTGCCCGTCGCTGGACGAAGCCCAacccttccccctgcccttcAAGCCATACTCGTGGAGCGGCCTAGCGGGTTCTGACCTGCGGCACTTGGTGCACAGTTACCGGCCGTGCGCGGCCCTGGAGCGCGGTGCGGGCCTGGGCCTCTTCTGCGAGCGCGCCCCGGAGCCAGGCCACCCCGCGGCGCTCTACGGCCCGGAGCGGGCTGCGGGCGGCGCAGGGGCCGGGGCGCCCGGGGGAGGCAGCGTAGGAGGTGGCGCTGCCGGCGGCGCGGGCCTGGGGCTCTACGGCGACTTCGGGCCCCCGGCGGCAGGGCTGTACGAGCGGCCGACGGCGGCGGCCGGCGGGCTGTACGCTGAGCGCGGCCACGGGCTGCACGCGGACAAGGGCGCCGGCGTCAAGGTGGAGTCGGAGCTGCTGTGCACCCGCTTGCTGCTGGGCGGCGACTCCTACAAGTGCATCAAGTGCAGCAAG GTGTTCTCCACGCCGCACGGGCTCGAGGTGCACGTGCGCAGGTCCCACAGCGGCACGAGACCCTTTGCGTGCGAGATGTGTGGCAAGACCTTCGGGCACGCGGTGAGCCTGGAGCAGCACAAAGCCGTGCACTCGCAG GAACGAAGCTTTGACTGTAAGATCTGTGGCAAGAGCTTCAAGAGGTCATCTACGCTGTCCACACACTTGCTTATCCATTCAGACACCCGGCCCTACCCTTGTCAGTACTGTGGCAAGAGGTTCCACCAAAAGTCAGACATGAAGAAACACACCTTCATTCACACTG GTGAGAAGCCCCACAAATGCCAGGTGTGTGGGAAGGCATTCAGCCAGAGCTCCAACCTCATCACCCACAGCCGCAAGCACACAGGCTTCAAACCCTTTGGCTGTGACCTTTGTGGGAAGGGCTTCCAGAGGAAGGTGGACCTCAGGCGGCACCGGGAGACACAGCATGGGCTCAAATGA